A window of Syngnathoides biaculeatus isolate LvHL_M chromosome 9, ASM1980259v1, whole genome shotgun sequence contains these coding sequences:
- the LOC133506502 gene encoding complement C3-like yields the protein MGGRKLQRWMILLCLLCGVGARIRFSRKKIFKDLDLGDFFKRFRSHKEGSHVDVPSPPNPQVEATTNFRFTLVAPDLLRADSPENIYLQAEGIISPVDVAITVLDSTKTTTIFTDRVTLDQSNSFHTLKSVQIPSGPLNRDETKNKYVVLMVKFGEHHEEEKTVMVSFHSGYIFIQTDKPIYNPGDEVRLRAYVSSLSFKALDTSLTVDIQNPEGVVVKQVLRTKASSGVFTDSFYLTEMANEGMWKVIAKFDHWKQNTFTSQFEVKKYVLPAFNVTLSPKKSFLSLDDNELEVEIWARYLYGEPVQGTAYVSFGVNVNKEMRRLPSVKQVSNLEGGIVKLSLDELKAAYPNVRTLVGNSVYVKASVLTKTGGDLVEAEKTGINIVDSPYVLSFKDLVKYFKPGLPFDFTIQVSHHDGSPARNVPVKVNLLQDPVMVSSGTTRITVNMPKSHLQALAAETQQPGLRPEQQAKDQTFLFPYLTFSRESPNYLYISTTTNTASPGDTLALKLNIAAADQSIREGIRHITYLVVNKGRIVQAQRLDVSGQLETSVSLTVTPDLMPSFRFVAFYSLPEKEVVADSIRVDVAPSCVGDLSVGPVGRKPSQYTPGKSLRFQVRGDPGAFVSLVAVDNSVYLLKKDRLTQRKMWETVEHGDLGCTRGGGINAKRLFQDAGLLYASNAGFTTDPRKALNCPVSSRRRRSAELLQRKAQLESHYKEKLEQRCCKDGLRAVRMPYSCTRRSLYITEGWDCIRAFRYCCATYRNELLDTEMPTTTPLLTTYSQPIRLAGRLHLSREMFNWGGRRTNTPTYTDAHKVLQSSVYTAARTMEREEVRPEPEADAEREQVDDYEEEEEERYLDENDLYLRFRFFESWLWTDLRLPNEADRDGLASSEVSHPLPDSITEWGILAVSASPNTGFCVAEPYNIKAWKPFFVDLKLPYSVARNEQVEIKAVIHNYAQDDLHVRVVLMKTDDMCSVAFRDRHTQEVTLPAGTSKAVPYTIMPLAVGQLPIEVMVVARDMLDGDRVQKLLRVVMDGVQKTKVWSTILNPRAEGGKQSVRVGKVELEGVVPNSTPETFINVRGNVLADSIDNSITDDSLASLIRMPGGCVEQNLASITLPLIATIYLERTNDWEAVGVERKADALKYIKRGYQNQLAYKKSDGSYPPYRREGASTWITAYVVKVFSMAHSVIGVDMQQVCDPLAFLVRNKLKLPIGHFVEDNPVYSTTMTGGLRGNDPKITLTAFVLIALAEAEQAGIHCSQENLEEAIGKTAEFLEKALATSGRRPYTVAIASYALALAGKGSSAYDPTGQLLAASPDGSHWPDAHNHLFSLEATGYAILALVRVGRMQEAGKAFQWINGQRKMGGGYGSTQSTMVVLQALSEYLMKTRVASELSLDVDVKITGRRDIRYHFNAKTAYTAKSSRLPANLDLTVEATGNGQGILEVVTYYNQLHEVDEKTPCQHFELSVDVEDSSEKPPADVEKSYLMTIKVRALGSSDVRMVVLDINLPTGFTPENSDLEMLSNSVDRYINNFKMVDNLSERGSLIIHLFKVSHKEPEILIFRLQQNFKVGLLQPSSVTVYEYYNPDHRCSKTYTPRQDQGDLTHICKENICRCAQGDCCVAKADSDSFAAKERETFACKSLHHVFQVKVLSIQQSYYDKYEMEITRVIKLGVEAGVEVGQTRVFVSHGGCREGLNLKVGSLYLIIGPKEDQWDVDADNNRFVYTLGAGTWVERWPSPDDCAAALLQDKCAKLKAAATELSLNGCRL from the exons ATGGGTGGACGGAAGCTGCAACGTTGGATGATACTTTTGTGTCTCCTGTGTGGTGTCGGAGCGCGGATCCGTTTCAGCAG aaaaaaaatattcaa AGACCTAGATCTGGGAGATTTTTTCAAACGTTTCAG GTCTCACAAGGAGGGATCACACGTTGATGTTCCAAG CCCCCCCAATCCACAAGTTGAGGCAACAACAAATTTTAGGTTCACATTAGTGGCCCCAGACCTGCTGAGGGCTGACAGCCCGGAAAATATCTACCTGCAAGCGGAAGGCATCATCAGCCCCGTTGATGTGGCCATCACCGTTCTCGACTCCACCAAGACCACCACGATCTTCACAGACCGGGTCACCCTGGACCAGAGCAACAGCTTCCACACCCTTAAGTCTGTCCAG ATTCCCTCCGGTCCGTTGAATCGTGACGAGACAAAGAACAAGTATGTGGTATTGATGGTCAAGTTTGGTGAGCACCATGAGGAGGAAAAGACCGTCATGGTGTCCTTCCACTCCGGATACATCTTCATCCAGACGGACAAGCCCATCTACAACCCCGGAGATGAGG TGCGCTTACGAGCGTATGTGTCGTCCCTGTCCTTCAAGGCTTTAGACACATCTCTGACAGTAGACATACag AATCCAGAAGGAGTGGTGGTGAAGCAAGTTTTGAGGACCAAGGCTTCTTCAGGAGTCTTTACAGACTCTTTTTACCTCACAGAAATGGCTAA TGAAGGCATGTGGAAGGTGATTGCCAAGTTTGACCACTGGAAGCAGAACACCTTCACCTCACAGTTTGAGGTGAAGAAATACG TACTGCCCGCCTTCAATGTGACCTTGTCACCTAAGAAGTCCTTTCTGAGCCTTGATGATAATGAACTGGAAGTGGAGATCTGGGCCAG GTATCTGTACGGGGAGCCGGTTCAGGGGACAGCCTACGTGTCATTTGGGGTGAACGTCAACAAGGAGATGAGAAGGTTGCCTTCAGTGAAACAGGTCTCAAAT CTGGAGGGTGGAATTGTCAAGTTGAGTCTGGACGAATTGAAAGCAGCATACCCCAATGTCAGAACTTTGGTGGGAAACTCAGTCTACGTCAAAGCATCTGTCCTCACCAAGACAG GAGGTGATCTGGTAGAAGCAGAGAAGACAGGCATCAATATTGTGGACTCTCCCTATGTCCTGTCATTTAAAGACTTAGTCAAGTACTTCAAACCGGGACTACCCTTTGACTTTACT ATTCAAGTGAGTCACCACGATGGTTCCCCGGCTCGTAATGTCCCAGTGAAGGTGAACCTTCTGCAGGATCCTGTGATGGTCAGCTCGGGCACAACCAGGATCACAGTGAACATGCCTAAAAGTCACCTCCAGGCCCTTGCC GCCGAGACACAACAGCCAGGCCTTAGACCGGAGCAGCAGGCGAAAGACCAAACATTCCTGTTTCCGTACCTCACCTTCTCCAGAGAAAGCCCCAACTACCTGTACatctccaccaccaccaacacagCATCTCCAGGAGACACGCTGGCCCTTAAACTCAACATCGCCGCCGCAGACCAGAGCATCAGAGAGGGCATCAGACATATCACCTACCTG GTGGTCAACAAAGGCCGGATCGTACAAGCTCAGCGACTGGACGTGAGCGGTCAGCTGGAGACCAGCGTGAGTCTGACGGTCACGCCCGACTTGATGCCGTCCTTCCGCTTTGTGGCGTTCTACAGTCTCCCTGAAAAGGAGGTGGTGGCCGATTCCATCCGGGTGGACGTGGCCCCGTCCTGCGTTGGCGAT CTGAGTGTGGGCCCAGTAGGCCGCAAGCCGTCGCAATACACGCCGGGAAAGAGCCTCAGGTTCCAAGTCCGAGGTGACCCGGGGGCCTTCGTCAGCCTGGTGGCCGTCGACAACTCTGTCTATCTGCTCAAGAAGGACAGACTCACGCAGAGGAAG ATGTGGGAAACGGTGGAGCACGGCGATCTGGGCTGCACGCGCGGGGGAGGGATCAATGCCAAGAGGCTCTTTCAGGACGCCGGCCTGCTCTACGCTTCCAACGCCGGATTCACAACCGACCCCAGGAAAG CCCTGAACTGTCCAGTCAGCAGCAGAAGGAGGCGCTCTGCTGAACTCTTACAGCGAAAAGCTCAGCTAG AGAGTCACTACAAGGAGAAGCTGGAGCAGCGCTGTTGCAAAGACGGTCTCCGGGCCGTGCGCATGCCATACTCGTGCACCCGGCGCTCGCTCTACATCACCGAGGGCTGGGATTGCATCCGGGCTTTCCGCTACTGTTGCGCCACCTACAGAAACGAACTTCTGGACACGGAGATGCCCACCACCACTCCGCTGCTCACCACCTACTCCCAACCCATACGCCTCGCCGGACGGCTGCACCTTAGTAGAGAAATGTTTA ATTGGGGAGGACGTAGGACCAACACTCCTACATACACCGATGCCCACAAGGTCTTGCAGAGCAGTGTTTACACAGCGGCACGCACCATGGAGCGTGAGGAAGTGCGCCCGGAACCCGAGGCAGACGCTGAACGCGAACAAGTAGACGActacgaggaggaggaagaagaacgGTACCTGGACGAGAACGACTTGTATCTGCGCTTTAGGTTCTTCGAGTCCTGGCTTTGGACCGACCTCAGGCTGCCCAATGAGGCTGACAGAGACGG GCTGGCGTCCAGCGAGGTGAGCCATCCCCTGCCCGACAGCATCACGGAGTGGGGCATCCTTGCCGTCAGCGCCTCGCCGAACACCG GTTTCTGCGTGGCCGAGCCATACAACATCAAGGCGTGGAAGCCCTTCTTCGTGGACCTGAAGCTTCCGTACTCTGTGGCCAGGAATGAGCAGGTGGAGATTAAGGCTGTCATCCACAACTACGCTCAAGACGACCTGCAC GTCCGTGTTGTGCTGATGAAGACAGACGACATGTGCAGCGTGGCCTTCCGTGACCGCCACACCCAGGAAGTCACCCTGCCGGCGGGCACGTCCAAGGCAGTGCCCTACACCATCATGCCCCTGGCGGTGGGGCAGCTCCCCATCGAGGTGATGGTGGTGGCCCGAGATATGCTGGACGGAGACCGCGTCCAGAAACTCCTGCGGGTGGTG ATGGATGGTGTCCAAAAGACCAAAGTGTGGAGCACTATCTTGAACCCAAGAGCCGAAGGAG GTAAGCAGAGCGTCCGTGTAGGCAAGGTGGAACTGGAGGGGGTGGTGCCAAACTCGACGCCAGAAACATTTATCAACGTTCGAG GGAACGTGTTGGCCGACAGCATCGATAACTCTATCACCGACGACTCGCTGGCTTCTCTGATCCGCATGCCGGGCGGCTGCGTCGAGCAGAACCTTGCCAGCATCACCTTGCCGCTCATCGCCACCATCTACCTGGAGAGGACGAATGACTGGGAGGCTGTGGGAGTGGAGCGCAAGGCCGACGCGCTGAAATACATCAAGAGAG GCTATCAGAACCAGCTGGCCTACAAGAAAAGTGACGGCTCTTACCCCCCCTACAGGAGGGAGGGCGCAAGCACCTG GATCACGGCGTACGTGGTTAAGGTGTTCTCCATGGCTCACTCGGTCATCGGCGTGGACATGCAGCAGGTGTGCGACCCCCTCGCTTTCCTTGTGCGCAACAAGCTCAAACTCCCCATCGGACACTTTGTGGAAGACAACCCGGTCTACAGTACCACCATGACT GGCGGCCTGCGGGGCAACGACCCCAAGATCACGCTGACGGCGTTCGTCCTCATCGCCCTGGCGGAGGCCGAGCAGGCGGGGATACATTGCAGCCAGGAAAACCTGGAG GAGGCGATCGGTAAAACAGCAGAGTTCCTGGAGAAGGCGCTGGCgacgtcgggcaggaggccctACACGGTGGCCATCGCCTCCTACGCGCTAGCCTTGGCGGGAAAAGGCTCCAGCGCCTACGACCCCACAGGACAGCTCCTTGCAGCATCTCCGGATG GGAGCCACTGGCCAGACGCTCACAACCATTTGTTCTCGCTGGAGGCAACCGGTTACGCCATACTGGCTCTCGTCAGGGTGGGTCGCATGCAGGAGGCCGGGAAAGCCTTCCAGTGGATCAACGGCCAGCGCAAGATGGGGGGAGGTTACGGCTCAACTCAG TCCACCATGGTGGTGCTGCAGGCACTGTCTGAATACCTGATGAAGACTCGGGTTGCCAGCGAGCTCTCCCTGGACGTTGACGTCAAGATAACGGGCCGACGCGACATCCGATACCATTTTAATGCCAAGACAGCATACACTGCAAAATCTTCACGG CTTCCAGCTAATCTGGACCTGACCGTGGAGGCCACAGGCAATGGGCAAGGAATACTCGAG GTGGTGACATATTACAACCAGCTACATGAAGTCGACGAAAAGACCCCCTGCCAGCACTTTGAGCTCAGTGTAGATGTCGAGGATTCCAGCG AAAAGCCTCCCGCAGATGTGGAAAAGTCCTACCTGATGACCATCAAAGTCAG AGCGTTAGGATCCAGCGACGTCAGGATGGTGGTGCTGGATATCAATCTGCCCACGGGCTTTACCCCGGAAAACTCGGACCTGGAGATg ctGTCCAATTCAGTGGACCGCTACATCAACAACTTCAAGATGGTGGACAACCTCAGCGAGAGGGGCTCCCTCATCATCCACTTGTTCAAG GTGTCGCACAAGGAACCTGAAATCCTGATCTTCAGACTTCAGCAGAACTTCAAAGTGGGCCTCCTGCAGCCCTCCTCAGTCACCGTGTATGAGTACTACAACCCAG ACCACCGCTGCAGTAAGACGTACACACCCCGTCAAGATCAGGGGGATCTGACGCACATCTGCAAGGAAAACATCTGCCGCTGCGCACAGG GCGACTGCTGCGTGGCCAAAGCGGACAGCGACAGCTTTGCTGCCAAGGAGCGAGAGACCTTTGCCTGCAAGTCTCTGCACCACG TGTTCCAGGTGAAAGTTCTCAGCATCCAACAGAGTTACTACGACAAGTACGAGATGGAGATCACGCGGGTCATCAAACTGG GTGTGGAGGCAGGAGTGGAAGTGGGTCAGACCAGGGTGTTCGTGTCCCACGGGGGGTGCAGAGAGGGGCTGAACTTGAAGGTGGGCTCCCTTTATCTCATCATTGGCCCCAAGGAGGACCAGTGGGATGTTGACGCCGACAACAACAG GTTCGTGTACACGTTGGGGGCGGGCACGTGGGTGGAGCGCTGGCCGTCGCCCGACGACTGCGCCGCCGCTCTCCTGCAGGACAAATGCGCCAAGTTGAAGGCCGCCGCCACAGAACTCTCGCTCAATGGCTGCCGCTTGTGA